The window CTTGAGAGTCCTGTGACACTCCTATGAGAATCAGTGAGCCAGAGCATGAAGGAGCCCCCAAAACAAATGAATGTCTCAAAACCATCATGCCAGGAAAGGCTATTTACCTTTCTGAGCCGTGGCTAGGCTATTACCAGCCAAGGCAAACTGCTAGGGGACACAGATGCTAACCCTACAAGAAACAGCACGGACAACTCGCCCACGGTAAACCCAAGGGAGGGGAAGTCCCTCCAGACTAGCTGCTGCCATACACCCAAGTCACAATGAATGCTAATGGTATCAAATCAGGGAAATCCCTGTGTTGCTGGAGGCTCTTGCCTCACTCTCTCACAAACGGTTACAGAAAGTAAACTTCTGATGCTGCCTgttctgctcttctctctgccctgTGTGACCTAGCTCAAGGCTagtttcaaaaagcaaaacacccagcgataaagcatttttcattaaCAAATCCACAGGAGAAAAATAGTGCTGGCTTCCCAGAACCAGTGCACTAGGATGAGGGAAGTACAGAACTACCAGGAAAGAAGACCTAGTTTTAGCACAACTTCCCAGTAGTTTGTCATATCAATAGCACCATGCAACCAATACAGCTATTTTGTTCATCAATTATTAATTGGGCAGACTGTTTGCTTGAAGAGCTGCACAGAAAGTCCAGGGAGGAGGTGAGCAGTTTCAAGCCCCATATGCACACCTTGAGATAAACTTGGGATCCTCTCCAGATCAGATACAGCTTGCTGTGCAGGGGCCGATGGCATGGCTTCCAGCAGTCAGCAAGGAGGCAGGCCTGGATGCTTGCTGCACCTGGGCACAGGAGGCTTTCCAGGAAGGAGTCCATCTCTCATGTGGGCCCCATCACCTTCACACCCAGAGGCAAGGCTGTGGTCAGCAGGTTTCTGGAGGCCTGttgagcagcactggggctgtgccCGAGGCTCCTCTCTCAGGCATCAGCACAGACTGCACAGCATGCTAGTTACATCAGCATCGCCCAGGCAAACTCCCCACACAGCTTCTGCACTGTTCATGGGAACCAGCTGCTAGCAGCCACACTCCTCTTCCACCATCTTTCCTCCACCTAGCTCACCTTTATTGTCAGACCACACAAGCAAGCATGTTACTCAAAGCCAACACCACCAAAGGTACGCTGGTGTAAGCCTTGAGGTATCCTATAGGTTTTGTTTGCCAGGAACTTTTCCAACATgaattaggaaacatttcttctgaaCAGTGAGGCATGTCAAGACAGATGACAGATTGGTGCTTCAGCAACAATATTACACCCTGGATTTGGGAGAGAGCTGGTAGTTTCAGATGGAGTGCCAAGCTTGTTCCACAGAGCTCAAAGGTGGAAACACAAGATTTACACCATGACCAGCACTGACAAAGAAGCAACCCTGAATAAAACCACTGGGTTCAGAAGTTTCTGGGGTTGCCAACTGATACTTAAAGGGGCATGCAGGCTTCAATGCAATACCAGGGTGAAGACTTCTATGAGGGTCCATGTTCCTCTCCCACACAAAACACCACTCTGTACCAAAAGGGAGTAGTACCAACAAGAAGCCAGGCCTGAGGCTTGGGAAATCCATGCCACTTCAACATCCCGCTTCAGCCTTGCTCAAAATATGTATAGGCTTCTCATGAGGGGGAAGGAGCTGCATAGGAACATAAGCCACAAGAGGAACAAAAGCCAATCTAAGGTTTAAGGTACATTGATCAGAAAGAAGTTTAGAGAAGACTGAATGACTCAAGATGGGAGGACACCCTAAGAGAGAGAGGGTGAGAGGCCACTGATAGGTCACACTGGTTATTTGCTGCCATTGATCTCTGATCCACAGGTTTGTATGGCTGACCCACTGAATCCATGCCAAATAACAGAGGGATGCCCAAGCACAGGGTGGGTATTCTAGGTCAAGAGGGAACTACCTGCATTTGAGTGGCTGCCTATAAACCAAACCCTCAATCTGTGCAAGGAAAACCAGCTCCACTGTCAGTTTCTTGAAAAAACTTGGGGTTTATTGATTTAAACTGCAAACAGTCATTACAAAAGAGattctcttttaaataaaactcacacaaagaggaggaaaaagcaatgTAGTGAACAGtaacggggggggggagagggggtgtTTAATTACATTCATTCTCTTTGTGCCAGTCCCATTCACCTTGGCAAGGAAAACTCCAAACTTGgaatacagaaacacaaagacaAACTGCATTTGGAATGTCTTCAGATAGGCACTTTGAGCCCAAGGCTTTTCTCCTTGAAGAATCTATACAGAAAGAGGAAGACTAAGGTCTTCCTTCCACACTGTCTCACAACAGAGCTCAGGTATGTACATTCTAAAGCCCTAGGTAGTTAAGACccaggggaggggaagaggaggagaagaaaggcaaagaagcACATTAACTCAATTTGCAGTccaacacaaaaacaaaaaagaggggaaattctaaaataaataatccaAACAcagttttttgcatttttttaaattaatttttcattttttaaaataaaataaccaaaaaagTGTAAAGTTACAAAAAATGTCATTGTAGTATAATATATtaaactgtggggaaaaaaaggaaaaagacactTCACAATCTTAAGATTAATATGGAAGATCataatttaaacataaaagAATATATTCTATGGATTCATCATCCCGATAAATATgaacaaaattaacaaaaaaaagcataggTTTCGGCAATAAATACGTTTTGATAAGTTAAATAAGCTTTTTTATATTGTTGTGCAGTGACAAGCAAAATCTGCTCTCCAATTTCTGAAGttatacaaaattaaaaacccagaaaaaaaaatagaaagcttGGCGTGAGTGCTCTAAGATAGGTCTAAAGTACTCTAGAGCAAAACCATTAAAGCTATGTCTACTGGAACTTTGCTTACACgaacttgtgtgtgtgtgtggaatgACTTCTGTTGGCCCCACCCCctctatttctgtatttgtttaagATGTCACATGAATACACGGGGAACTTTTTAGCACCAAAATCAAGTCTCTCGTTAAGTccatctgctttttgttttcttttttgctgttgttgttttgttttcttcctcccagtCAAAGTCCCACTCTTGTTACAATCTTTGTCCGttctcagctttttcttcccGCAGACCTGAGCGGATCCAGGCAAGACTAGTCTTTAAGGGGAGGTGAGAAAGAAGACTGGATGTTAACACTTGCCCGCATGCCTGCAGCCTAGCGGAAACTGGCCAGTCAGGAAGGGACTGGGAGAGGGTTATGCAGTACATGGCCAGTGGAGGGAGCTGGATCCGGACATTTCCTGCACATCTGGAagtgcacagagctgctggtgccctctgcagctggagaggTAATAGTCACAGTGAAAGTGTTAAAAGGCACTAATTTTGTAAACGTTATTGCTTTTCATCGTAATTTGGCACTTAAGGTTTAAGCCAGTGGGTCTACAGCAGGCAGGGGGACATGTTAACATCCAGCTCAGACTactggggatgggggtgggagTTCAGCTTAACATTGTAATAgaggtgggggggtggggagggggagcaaGAGGATACCCCAGATTAGTCGTCAGAGATGGAGAGTCTGCTGAAGATGGGAAGACGTCTTGAGGTGTCCAGGATAGGGGAATCTGAGCcgctgtggctgctgctggagctgctcagaTAGCCCTCCTGGTCAGAGAGGGAGTCCTGAGGACTGGGCGGCGAGTCAAACATGTTGGGGGACTCGGACATGGGCCTGAACAAGAAGGTGGTGGGGGAGTTCCCGCTGGGCACCTGCACCCCCATGCTGGGGGCAAAGAGACTGACCAGCTCCTGGCTGGAGAAGGTGAAGGGGTTGCTGGcgcagtcaggcagggtgggggaGCCCAGTAGGTCGTCGGCGCTCAGCATGGGCGGCGGGGTGATGGAAGTGGGGCTGTCCAGCAGCCcgctggcagcagtgctggggaagccGGCGAAgctgaagctgtgctgcaggcgGGGTCTGTCGGTGACGGCGGGCTCCCGGCTCCCCGCCACAGCGCGGCGCTCCTCCGCGTTGTGAATGAAGTGGCAGCGCGGCCCGTAGGGGCAGAAGCCGATGGTGTGGAAAGTGCGGCAGAGCTCGGTCTTGTACTTGGGGTGGCGGGTGAGGCTCCGCAGCTCGTGGATGCCGTGGGCGAACTGGCACTTGTCGCCGTACTTGCAGGCTCCGTTCTCCTCGAAGGGGCGGCACAGCTCCGTCTTGTAGCGGCTGGAGTTGACCTGTCCCCCgggctgcttctgctgcagcaggcgCTCGCCGCCCTCGGAGAAGGAGCGGTCCCGGAAGCGGCTTTCCCGGGGGCCCAGCATGGGAGCCGGCTCCCCTTTCAGGCTGGTAAGGAGCTGGTTCTGGTGGAACTTGGAGTTGGGCAGGGTGACAGAGTGCCTCCTAGGGAAGCCCCCGCCGGCCGGGGTGCCCACCGCCTTCCTGTCCAGCAGGCACCCGCTGACACTCGAGGGACTGTAATTCAACATCTTGTTGCTCTGCGGGGAGAAAGCAATAGCCGGTCACTGTCACCGCCTCCTCCGGCGTCCCCACGCAGCCCCGAGTCTCAGCGGCACGGAACGGCGCCCCGCCGGCCCCCGGCTCTGGCCGCCGGGCAAGCAGGGGAGCCCTCCTCGCCAACATCTGCTCCAGCCCCCGAGAGCCGCCCCGCCCCGTCCCCCCGCGAAGCCCTGGCAGAGCTAAGTAAGGAAGCGAGCCAAGCGCCAGACGCGGGGGAGCCGCTGGCTGCATGCGAGAGAGCTGAGGCCGGAGCTCTTTGCTGGGAGAGCCTCCCAGGGGACGGCGGCGAGCGGGAAGGGCAGCGCGCAGCGCTGGCTCCCGCCCCAAcaacaccccctcccccccgccccgctcccCCTGCGGCGTGGCCGGACAGGGGCGGCAGAGCCCCGCGGGGAGCGAGCCCGCCCGGGCGTGTTCCAGCGCGACGGCCCCAGGGGCAGGGGAACAACCCGGCCCCCGACTGAGCCCCAAGGAGCGCAGGGCGGTGCCCACCCCCTCCCCTCCGCCGGCGGGACCGAGGAGGGAAGCGCGGGCAGCAGCAGCGGGTGATCTACAGCCGGTTCCTCGGCCCCCGTTCTACGCCGAGCTCGGTACCGGCCAGaaaaccgggggggggggaggtaaGCCCAAACTCGAACCTGAAGAGCGCCGGAGCCGCTCCCGACGGCGCGCTTACCTTGCATAAAACTTCGCTCAGGTCGAAGATGGTGGGCGACACCAGGGCTGTGGACATCTTCGGACAGCGAGGGGGGGACGCGGGTGCGGCCGCGGCACACGGACACGAGGAGTCGCGGCGTGGGTAAGGCAGAGCCTCGGGCGCCCGGCGCGCAGCCTGCCtccccccaccgccgctcccAGCCCGCCGCCGCTTCCAGCGGGCTCGGTGGAAAGCTCAACTTATAAAGTTTCGGACTTACCCCCGGGAGGAGGAGCCGGCGAcgggaggaaaggggaggaggggggagaagggCAGGGTGATTGACACCGCGACTGAATCACCCCGGCGGGCGGGGCCGGAGGAACTTTGGTGAGGAAggagggggcagggagggagaggggaggaaaaaaataagagaaaaaagggggggaagggaaaaagaactaaaaagaactaaaaagaaggcagaggagCGGGGAAAacccgcccgccgccgccgcgctgcCCGCCCCCCTCAGGAGGCCGTTGTGTGCGCGGGGAGGGCGGGGGCAGGCGCGCGGGGGGGGCCGGTTCGCGAAGCGGCCTCGCGCTCGTCCGGTACGCATGAGCCCCTGCGAGCACCGACGGCGGTTGGCGGGGGAGGGGGGCGGCGGGGGTTGGAGTGGATCTGCTCAGGGCTGCTTTGTGTGCATACACACGGGGGGGTACTCCTCTTTCCCAGGTTTTATTGGGAGCTGGGAGCGCTGCGAGGGGACATAGCTGCCGTCCACGTTAgtttaaatagttaaaatacgGGTTTGCACTTCAAAAGGGTGTCTGAGgagttctgccttttttttcccctgcatagTTCTCTTCCAGCCCCCAGAACTCAGAATTGtaaaactgagagaaaagaaacaaaatagcGTCTCTGAGCAAGTAATCTGTTCCAGATTTTAGTAGGCAAAGTATGATTCATGCGTATATCGATACGGCGGGGAGGAGTGGGGAGCATGGCGGCAGTTTGTGtgtaaaaataagttaaaacattaaaacaacaaaGCGCCCGGAGGCTTCTCGGTGCTAGAGTGCCTCAGCGTGAAACCCGCttcccccaaacccacccagcCGAGCAAGGCTCGCCCTAACCATAACTTCAGAGAGTGTTTCACCCAGGGCCGAGCAATGGCATCCCAGCCCTCTCCCTCCCCGCCCAGCCAGCTTGAAGGGGGGCCCTGCCGCTGCCCGGCACCACACACTGCTCTGCCGGCCCAACGCACGGCTTGGCCGGCAGGGAAGAgccccctgccttgggcagcgCAATGCCGGCCCGAGCGGCCATCGCTCTGAAAAACTTCAAACAAATGATCCATTTCCTCTTATGTTTGCTTTAGAGTCGCAGGACCTGGACTTTGAGCTGGCGGCTgatctttttcccctccttcgGTCTTCAAGAACAGCCAAAATAACCGAGAGGAACGCCCACAGGCTCCAGCTATTCCagatttctgactttttttaatagatatattattatttactttaaGGAGCAAGCAGGTTCCTCgaatttccttctctttctagtttcttcttttattttccttggcTTGGCCAGAAGTAACCAGGAGAGAGACCAGCCTAttattttctgcagttgtttaCTCATTCTGTAGATGGTGCTTGTTCCCAGGGCTCCGAGCCTCTCTATAATTAAACCCATTTTAATTGTTAGGTTAGAAACGTCATTTCAGGGACTTTCCAAGAGTTACCGAGAAAGCCAGCTGAGATAACTATTTCTCTCCTTAGTCGCTCCCAGCCTGGTTTTCAACTCGGTCCCTCTCCATTGGCCGATCAAGGTGCAAGGCTGAGCAGAGGGCTCTGTGCGGGACAGTCCCCACCGCTTTTGCATTATTTGCTTTCCCGTGTGCCTTTGTTTTGGAAACTTGGGGTTTAAAGTTGCGCATTTCCACGGATCAAGCAGCGAAAGCTGAAGCCGAGAAggaatttttttccagtgatttaGCTTGGCAAACCCCGACTCCATGGTGGTCTGCTTTGCATTGGCTGCGCACATGCTCAGATCAGGAATTTAGCTACTCGCCCCACCTCGTGGCTAAAAGTCAGAGCCCTCCGGGCCAGAGTGGGAATTTGTGTGGGCATGAATTCACACTGAGCAGAGGAATGAAAAAATCGGGGCCTTGCACCTTCCGCCAGAGACATGCCAACACTTTGAAAGATGCAACTGAACAAAGATacataaatgaataaaatgaaagtaaattcTTAAAGAAGATTACTGAAAACGTGAATGAATGTAGTGCCATGCTCATTAGTTTTCTCGTTTGGGTCAATCTGTCCAGGCCCAGCACATTTCAGTTGGGATACTACAGCTGGAATAAGTGTCTGGGGCTTTccaagcccttcccaaatctgtCCTCAGTGCAGGAGCAGCTTCTGAAGCATTCTTTTCCCTGATTCCAGTGCAAGCAGATGCTAAACTTGTGTCAAAATACAGGGGAGTAAGATCCTTCATCAGACCTGTGCACACATTTAACAGAGGAATTAAGAACCACTTTCCCAAAAGAGAGCTGCAGTGGGCTGGAATGGCCGGAAAACAGGGAAGAACCAGGGGGCAGCTAATGAAATGATAAAGGCAGGagtattttttccagttgtgtgtgtgtataaaagCTGTGGGCTCATTGGCACATGATGCTGTGGAGGTCAAAAGTATAAACAGGGTCAAAAAAGCAATTCAACAAATTTATGGAGGAAAAGTCCCTGGAGGTTTACTAAAGGCAAAGGCAGACCTCCGCAGCACGTTGCTGGACAATGCACAGCAAAAGTATCACTCATTCCCCTGTTTTTAACTCTTAAGCATTAGCTGCTCTTGGAGGTAAGAGGAAGGCCACAACAGACCTTTGATCTGACCCAGTTCAGTTATTTTTACGTAGTTAGGGTCTACTTTTGTGCTTTATACTCCATCTAACCCTGATGGGCTTGGAAGTGCACCTCACAGATTTGGTTTGGGAATAGCTGTGCAACATCAGATTGTTTGGGCCAGGCAGGAGGAAGTCAGTGATGGGAAGTACAAATCAGCATCATCTCATCCCTTACCCACTGGGCACGGGTTCACACACACTGCCTTCTGCTAAAGGCAGTCTCATGGGGTGGCTGCAGTTTAACTCCCTGTCAGGGTAATAAAAGATTACTTTGAGAAGAGGGTATAAACTGAACCCAAGTGCCAGCTCGCCACAAATATATTTGGTGATGTTAAAGCTGCCATAGCAACAGAAGGAGATTATTATCTTAAGACACCTCCACTTGTCTTCACCTGGACTGGAGCAGTTCGGCAATAGGCTTGTGTCAGAGTTACTGAACAAAGAACACGAGAGCAAAAAAGCCTCAGTTGTTGAAAACAAGGTGGAGggtggtggtttggtttgttcCCTTTCCTACCACCCAGTTCCCAAAGTTTCAAGTTAGGAAAGGGAAGTGCTTTTGCCACGAGCAACGTTTTTTCCTGTGAGTTTCGGATGAGTTAGGCATtttgctgccctgctcccatGGGAATCTTCAGATAAATAGACATGCCTTTTCTGCAGTGGTATTCTGATGcacaggggctggggctggaggaaggACAAACCTCCTGCCTTTATTTCTGCTGGCAGTGTAAAGTGAGTCGAAGCTTTCTGCAGCCGCTATTCTATTTATATCCTTTGGGTCCAGTGCTATTTTTGTTGGCTGTGCCTCTGGAGGTGGAGGTATGGAAGTGCCTTTCTGCTCGTCTCCACAAGCGGGTGTAGAAGTTTCCTCCGACCCAGGCACCTCCTCAGACGCTGTGTCCCTTCAGGGGTGGTAGGCGGATGTCAATGTGGCTATTCCCCGCCTTGTCCCTAACTTTTTAATCCTTCCTTTTATTTGGACCTTGCGCTCCGTCCATGGAACATCTCTGGGTAGCCACTGGGAGGTGTGAAGGGCTCGGGATGGAAACCACAGCTTGTAGGTGCGCCCTCTGCCAGGCTTTTCTGGCACCGGAGGTAAGCCCGGCCTCCGCCTGCTCCCCAGCGAAAGGGATATTACCGGCTGCTTGGTGAGGAAACAGACTCGCAGAGATACAGGAAAGTGTGTTAAGGTGGTGGGAAGCAACGGGAGTAAGATTCCTGGCAGCTCGGGTATGTAAATATTCATAAAATAGagagtgtgtgcatgtgtgtactTTGTGGTGGCAGGAAACCCAAGAAGCTAGCTCCATTATTTTTGCTGGAATTGGTAGTTACACTGCCAGACAAATATTATAAGCCCTTAATCCTCCTGACTTTGCACCTGTGAACGACCTAAAGACCATTCAAGGTGATCTAAATTATGGAACCTCGTTACTAATTAGTAATGGGGTTTGGGATTTGATGTGGTTGTTCATAAAGagggttttctgtttcttagatGTGGGGATATCTCTGGGGAAACTGAGGGGAGAAGGAGACAGGAGGTAGGGGTATTATGTGGCCTTTTCTGAAAGTGTCACATGGGCGTGACTAGCCTGTCATGGATTTGGCACTGGTGGCACAGACAAGATACTGCAGTGGAAAAAGCAGAGGTATCCTTTCAGCAGACGCAGGATAAGGAAATTGGCTGAACTTAATGTATCCAAGTTATAATTTCCAGTGGAAATACTAATGCAATTAATCTATTTCCACACAACAGGACAACAAGCCCATGCTAGTGTTTAGTGTTTGTCAGGCAGCTGGCCCAGCCACATCCCAGCATCC of the Melopsittacus undulatus isolate bMelUnd1 chromosome 4, bMelUnd1.mat.Z, whole genome shotgun sequence genome contains:
- the ZFP36L1 gene encoding mRNA decay activator protein ZFP36L1 gives rise to the protein MSTALVSPTIFDLSEVLCKSNKMLNYSPSSVSGCLLDRKAVGTPAGGGFPRRHSVTLPNSKFHQNQLLTSLKGEPAPMLGPRESRFRDRSFSEGGERLLQQKQPGGQVNSSRYKTELCRPFEENGACKYGDKCQFAHGIHELRSLTRHPKYKTELCRTFHTIGFCPYGPRCHFIHNAEERRAVAGSREPAVTDRPRLQHSFSFAGFPSTAASGLLDSPTSITPPPMLSADDLLGSPTLPDCASNPFTFSSQELVSLFAPSMGVQVPSGNSPTTFLFRPMSESPNMFDSPPSPQDSLSDQEGYLSSSSSSHSGSDSPILDTSRRLPIFSRLSISDD